In Meles meles chromosome 2, mMelMel3.1 paternal haplotype, whole genome shotgun sequence, the sequence TCAGGACCAATAGGTTCTCCTTTACCAGAAATGTCCTTAAAAGGTTGACCATCTCCACTGAAAGGAGAGATATCATTGTCACCCCTTTCTTGAAGATCTGGGTAACCACTGCCTTCGAAATCACTGGGGATTTTTTTGACTTTGGGGAGCTGTTTTGGATAGCCAATGTTGTGTTGGGTATGGTAGATGCTTTTGCTTTTAACTGGAATATTCTGGGCTTGGGGATCTCTTTGATAATTCTTTCTATCTTTTGAGGAGACTTTAAGGTAGTTCGTACTTGCTGGGATTTTGCTTAGAACATTCTTGGgtttgttctctttgttttcctctgccAAGAGTTCAGTCACAGTCCTTGGCTCCATTATATATTGCAAATTATTTCTGATGAGAGTTGCACCATATTCTTCTTGGTTACGGAGTTTGTTGACTGCATTGTCTTCATCCTCAGCCCCGTTATTCCCAGTGGATTCAGGATACATGGACATCTTTAGGTCACTCTGGGCATTTCCTTGGTTATTAATACTAtcatcttcatttgttttctgtctgttCTCAAAAAGAGTTTGGGTTTTGTTACTTTGGTAATTTTCATTGGCTCCAAGAATGGAagagtttttctctctttcctgggcAATGTTTTCTTTAGGTGCTGGCTCTTGATTTCTTCTCTTATCAGAATTTTGAAGAGCaatattgtctttgtttttttcttcctgctaAAGTGTAATTTTCAACATAAAGCATTatttaaatgctttaaataattttttaaattttttttaaatttaaattttaaattttaaaaattttttaaatttttaaaaaatttaaatttttaaaaattaataattcctaagcaatttaaaaagaattacccACCAGATACTTAAGAGAAAGACTATTAACTCAATAGAGGTTTGTTGGTAGAGATAATTTAGAAATGATCAAAGCAAGTTTCATGGATAAAGAATGAGCAAGCTTTGAAGGATGGGTAGGATCCAAATATGTGATAGGATAGTAGTGAGAATATTTCAAGAATAAGTGGCATATTCAATGTCTGGAAACAGGAAACATTTGAAAGATAATATGAATAAAACTCCATGGTTTGAATAGAGAAATCctaaagaagcaaaaaataagtaagtttgTAAATGTAGATTAGGGTCTGATCTTGAAGGAGGATCTGAGTTAAGGAGCATATGATTCAAGAGTGGTCCCCCTAAACACAGAGACatatttgctaaaataaaagaaattgaaaccaTGATTAAAGTCTCAATGACaacattatttgtttttgaaacaAAGACAAATATTTGGACTTAAAGTGGAAAGTTCACTATTAAAATTTTTGTGATTACTGCTCTAAACAATAAGATGTTTAAATGAagattgataataataatatttttagcaAAAAGAAATGCTGTCCTCATCTTGTGTAAGCCATTGCAAGTGAAATGgagttcatattttaaaaaataattattctctctctctgtcttcctgtgtgtgtgtgtgtgtgtgtgtgtgtgtgtgtgtgtgtgttcttgccCTGGTCTTCAGAGATATTCATCTGCCCAgagggaaattttctttttcttttcatttcttctccccccaccctcatttttagaaaatagacaaatagatgaaTCTAGATAATACTCAGCTTCTGACATTCAAACAAAGGATTTGCAGCAAGTGTTATAAACCCAGCTGTTGTCAGAAAAAGAATTCactacctttcttttcttccctgtttGTCATGTAATAAACTAAATTTGATAGTTTAGATAAATAGTTCTCAAATTTAGCATTTATCAGAACTGTTTGGAAGGtgataaaacaaaaattgttgGAACCAATGGCCAGAGTTTCTGATCCAGTAGATCTGGGGCGAGACTCTAGCATTTGCATTCAATAACATTTCCTAGGTAATGTTGATAGTTGCTGATCTGTAGACTATATTTGAGAACTACAGTTCTAGATCATAAAGGTGAAGTATGGAGATCTAGACAAGGAAAGTCCCTGAGTGATAATGggatgaaaaagagaaagtgaagaaGGAAAGTGAAGTGTTTATACATGTATCTCCGTTtgtccttttttggggggagccTATAAAAAGGCTGCTTCATAGGCTATACTTTACCAGCCTGAGGTGCAGCCAAGTTGCAATAAGCTTGGCAGAACAATGTggtcaaaaagaaaaaggggctGACAGCAACTTTGCCCATGACACTCACAGTATTTCTGTGGCATAAGCTAGATATGAAAGTGTCGGAGAGTCTGGTCAGGAATTTTCCAGAGGGTTTCCTCCACAGTGATACCCTCTGGAATCAGAGATGGCTCTAAATCAATGAAAGGTGGCTCTAAAAGGAGTTGTGTAGAAGGAACATATACACTATGGACAAAGGTGAGTCATACTCAAACACAGAGGGGTATAAATTGTCTACGAGAGCCAAGAGAGACTGAAACACCACTGGGTCCCAACCAAGACTGTACTGTGCTGATCCTAAGCTATGGCAGCCAGAGACTTCATTttagaatacaagcaggggggataGCACACAAGTGGTCAAGCAACATTGCCCAGGCATGCCTGAGGATTCCACATCTTCCCTTCCATTGTGGTGGGAGCCATGTTTGTACATATGGTATATTGTATGTAGTGGATGATATAAGCCATATCCTGTTGCCTCATATATCTGTATAccatcttagagagagagagaagagagagagtatCTGAGTGTTTTTACCCAAACTAAAGGACTCACTTAAAGAACTATTACAATGATCTGATAACCTTAAGTTTAAACAGgctgaatttaaattaatttctgtaCACTCCCCCCTTCCTCTCATTACCCCTTGGGTGGGACCTCTTGAGCAACAGAACAATtataaacagaataaataagaTACTTTCTCTCTACCTCCAAATTGTAGGGTGAGGTAAAATTGACAACACCATGACATAGGCTTTTGAACTGGTGAGTAATATGAAGTGGAAATAAGAGGCATTAATTGAGGGACAGGGACAAGTAGGAAATGTGGCTGGGTGCCCCACGTACTAAGCAACACCTGATGACTCATGGAATGGCAGAGGCAGTAGACCTGCAGGACCAAAGACGGGGGTGTAGAGCGGTGGGACAGGGACCTCATAGCCAACTGGGGTTCTCACAGACATACAGGGTGCTGGAGCATTCTAGAACCTGAGACTCGCGGGTAaagaatttggttttattttgcaaaGGGTGAAGAGCTAGTGAAGGTTTATGAGCAAGggattaacaaaataaaaatcaacagtTCAGGAGGAATATCGGTAAGAAAGAACAGTTAGGAGGATTTGCAGTTTTCAAGACTGAGATATAATCACTTGGATTTGGATTATGCCAGAGAAAAAcactacaaaggaaaaaaaaaaaaaaccttctactGGTGTTCAGCCAGAAGGTGGGTTAATAACTAAAATGGACTGGAATATTGATCtgaaaaaatgaagacaagagaaaaagagaacaactTTAATATCAGACAGATTGATATTGTGAGAATGTAGCACCCGAGCTCCAAAAACAATACCTAGTTAGAGAAAGGGTCAGGTATCCCAGCCTCACAGGGTCACCCAGGAAAAGTCCTTCCCAGTTTCATGACATATGGTCAGCTGTTCCTTCCTCAAGGAAGGAACAGCTTTACACTTTACAGGCTAATgtgaaatcttttcatttatattctaattttcattatgttctatttttcaagtttttttgtaACCTGCACCTAGTAACTGATGCAACAATTATTAAGGTTATTTCCTCTTTCATATGCAAcctttttaatatttggaaaagTTAAGATTTTCTCTAAACTCACTggatgctttctttctcttctccaagTTGACACTTGGGGTTCCCTTTTATTAGGTCACTATGTTCAGGGCTGTTATCTGACTACAGATCTCCTTTAGCTAGTGGGGTCCCAGATGGCCCTAGACTCGGATGTGGCCTGGGTAGCCCTGAACACTCAGCTTCTAGTAGCTTCCTTGCCCTGGCCACAGCCCTATTTTTACTAATACAACTTAATTTTGTCCCACCCTTTTTGGCCACCACTTTGGTCTGTTGGCTGCTGTAGAGCATGTAGACATCTTCTTGAATGTATTAATTAAATATGTGCAAAATCATGAATGCTtccagatggagaaagaaagtaTAGGCAGGTTGGAGGCTTGCACTCAGACAGCAAGGGTATAGGGAAGGTAAAGGAGATGGAAATCCCACATTCAGGGAAGCCAGGATAATGGGGAATCACATTTAGTGGAACAGCAGGCAGGAGGAGTCGAATGGTTTTTCTTGATCCATCAGTCAAGGGCTGATTGAAATTAGGTGTACTATGGAAAGAGCATGGTTACTGCATGCCCAACCCTGCCATTTTTCTATGTGATCTTAAAAACCTTATTTTACTTCTCTGTGGCTCAGCTTTCTTAAtagtaaaataggaaaaatgataGTTATCTTTCAGGATTGTTGGGGGAATTAAATGGTTTTATGAAATGTTATAATGTGTGTAAAGTATCTAAAACAATGTCTATGTGTAAGATGAATTCTATATAAATGATGGTAACTATCGTTTCATACAGAATCATATACAGCCCTTTATCAAATGGCTGTTTGCTTTCCTACCTATTGTGAGTGATGGTAGTGATAGTGGTTTGATTATTGGATGCACAGCTGTTTACCTAGGCTCTGTCCCTCCTTAACTGTTGCGGTGGTAGATGGAGATGGACTAATTCTGGACCCTTCTATTCATGTACTACCTGAATGTCACCCTCTGGGAGGGTTCTGCAAGCTTGCAAGCCCTGAGACTATGCTATCCTAAGTGTATTTCGCTTGATCttcctttttgtctctttctttggtCTGGAAATAAGAATACCATTTTACCTGGAGGACTGCTTGTTTTCACACATGTATCTCACTGTTGGAAGCGGTGGGGAAAGTGTTGAATTAGCTCATTCTTGAATCTCAAGATTAAAACTACCTTTTGAAAATGCCGTTTACCTTTAGGAAACTGCTTATATACAGCATGCAAAAGTTAGAACTTGTAGTGTCTTTAAGTTacaatttgaaattatttatttgtgggaATTGTTATATTCCCTGACCTTTTATAGTGGGAGGAATGTTCTGAAAATAAGTAAGATTTTTCTGTGGGgaaaaatataatagaaacaaACTTTATAGTGAATTATTGCtgaattaaaagtattttaaacatttgACTTATCTTAAGTCATTGAGTCTTGGAAAGTTTCACAtggacatttatattttcttttgaaatcaagTTCATTTGCTCATTGTGAATTCAGCCTTTTGAGTTAAACAGATGCGTTAACAAATCAGGAGATTGGCTTCgtcccttttaattttgtttctccccctactctgcggtgggaaattttgttttctttctggcgCTTCAACTGCTTTAAAAACAGTAGCATGTATACTAATGAGTTAAGTGCATTTCACTAAGGACTGAATAGAGTTCTTTTATAGATGAAAACATGAAGCAACTTTTAAACTGTGGAATTTGATGGTCaatcttttttctatttgttattttaaatgatttctggTTGCATCACTGACTGCATGGCGGTTCTTATATCAATTGGCTGGTCTGATTTCCGGTGCTCTGTCTTTCTATCTCCATGCCCTAATTCATATTCTATTCGTCTGGAAAGGCCTCTCTCATCCACTTGTTTGCTCAAATTTCTCTCATCCACTTGTTTGCCTAAATTGTACTCAACCTCCAAGGCGCAGCTCTGTTATTTCCATTATGTAGGTTTTCCTTAAACACCAGACTAAGAACTAATCTTTTTCTACTCTAAGCCCCTAAAATCATATTTTGGGGGGTACTACTCTCACAGCACTTTGCACATTCTGTCTTGAGTTTTATAATGActtttataaatgcattttttttcttttctaactctAAGTTCCTGGAGAGAAAGATTAAGTTTTCTCAATCATTTAATCTCACATAGTATCTTGCATAATAGGAAGAGCTCAACATACATTTATTACAACAAGTAAGTTTTAACTTACTCAATGTAACAAAGTAGCTTAACAGGCAGTTAGTCTTAGAGATGCCAGCTAAAGAATAATGAGCAGAACAAAATAACATTCTGAAGAGAAGCTACCACTTTCATGGGAAATGAAGCCAGATTTGGAAAAAGTAAATAGTCCTTTTGCTGATGGCATTTTAAGCTGTTTCCAGCTCTTCGGCCAATGAATCTGCAAAAAGGGGCTGAATGAAAAGAATTATTGTCCTATTCCAGGGACAAGGCCcttattctttctcttccaaGCATTCTGACCCAGAATGGAGTCATCAGTGGAATGAATTTAAGGGACACTAAAACATGTCACTCTTTAGGCTAAAGTGGTTTCTCCTGTTAGTCTTCTAATCCTCATCATTAGAACACATGATAGATTATGTTCAGAAACCCTCCTTATAAAAGATCAAACATTACTTGGAAGCAATAAACAAAGGTCACGGGCATTAGAGGTCCACCAGCGTCACACCTGCTGGAGCAGGTCCCGAAGTGGGACCTGTAGGGTGGTCCATCTGTGTGAGTTCTATAACAGAGAAGTTTAAGGAGCCAGGGACTATGGAAAAAGGGCAAAAGCACCCACCACAGACAGAAACCCAgagtaatcaaaataaatttgTCTCCTCTACAGTTTCCCCTAGGGTTAGTCCAGAATTTGGCTCATGGTAAGGATCTTCTCTCAGAGATTCAGCTTACCTTTATGTCACTTTGATTTTTCCTCCCAGATGATGTGtaaacatacttaaaaatataatacccgTGTTTCTCATGGTGGCCTTTGTACGTTATCTACGAAAACATAATATTGTATTAAGATGTGTTTATATCATATTAACTTGTCTGGCTCTCTTTTTGATTGTACGAGATATTCTTTAACTTAAGTGAAGTCAAATTCTGCTTCTGACAAATGGTAGTCCTTCTTATAATCACAGAAGAGCACCTATAAcacttgtctctttcttttctacatGTCTGTAAGTCTGTTTGCTCTAAGGATGGCTATCAATGGCTCTCTCTCCCAGGGTGTATTAATTTTATCACCAAATTTCAACAGACAGGGAGCATGTTGAGATATTTGCAGGTGGGAGGGGCTGTAAGGAATAGGAGAAATGCGGGTTTTACGGTATTCATGTCTGATGTCAAATTGGAAACACAGCATGAACATTCAGACTCTGATGTTTGCCATTTTTGCCTTTGTAATTTTCAGCTGAGATAAAGAACAGAAGATTGTTAGGTCCTAGAACAGAATTTCTGAGGCTGCCAGGAGAAACCATGGTAGGCTGCAATTTGGTGACATGAAAAGCTGAGGATACTTGTTTTACTTTCTACATGCATATGGAAAAGTAACTCCATGTAAACAGAATTCCATATTAAGATTCGTTAACTCCCTTTCCATTGTTTCCTCCCTCATGTTGTTTTGTTctcgtgtatatgtgtgtgaaaaTAGCTTGCTAATAATACACCAGGATTTTTACTCACTTCTTCTGGAGAAAGAAATCACAGTAAAGAGAAACAAATCCCCATTCAGAATGTTTCTCTTTTCTATCAAACATTGTCTGAATTAAGTGCCAAAATTATGTTGTGTAATTTTGCATTTCCGTTCTAAGTGCACAGGAATATTTTGACAGTTAAAAATTTCCTCTcctgagttttttttctttaaaagagttgAAATAGATTTATCTGAGAAGAATAATTCCGTTTACCCTCTGTTCTTCCACACAGTCTTCCTTAGTTTTCTCAGTTTGTGGCAGAAATGTCtggaaggaaacaagaaatacaaCTTCACAAAACATTCATTCTTTCGTCCATTTCTGCCAACAATAaatgtctcatttatttttctcttactggGTTGTGTTATTCAATGTGGAAAATCATTCCAACCAAAGAAGATGGATACATtacattaatatttgttttagtcTTACAAAAGAGGGTACCAGCATTCGTCCACCAGAGGGAGACAATGACATCAACATTAGAACCACACTGGAGCACAGAATGGCCAAGTTGGGGAGGGGTGTCACTCCAGATGTGGAAGCTTGGATGTTGCTGATatcaactgaaaaataaattttcactgGCACATTGGAAGATTTTTAGTATCAATGAACCAAAATCAGAGTCCAGTGCTGAGAATTATAAGTTTGCATGAATTGCATGAATTTAGAGTTTGCTATACAAGCTAAGACTTGATGCTGCTGGTGGTCCAGCAAAAGTAAAACCATAGCTCTGGCCATAAGGTGTAGGATCATGTCCAAGGATGAGACTTTGTTGTTTCCAGTCACCTGAGCAGAGATTTCTTtcagggaaaggaaaatggaGTGGCCTACGGATTGGGACAAATACTCTTCTTGATCTGCAACAGACATGTCCAAAGATCTTCAGAACACCTGGGGTGCGAGGTAGCTATTGAGGTGGAGAAAGGCCAGAAACTAGGAAGGAATAGATCCAGGCTGCATGTTCTAGGTCTTTGGGCTAAAATTTTGGTGTCACAGGAGAGCACGCAGAAGATGACCTGAGAATTTTGGAGCAAGCTTGCTGTGGAAGAACAGACACAACAATTCTTTTATTCccagtattttgattttttaaaaaagattttatttatttctttgacagagagagagagatcacaagtaggcagagaggcggcgggggaggtggggagggggcggggagagagcaggctccctgttgagcagagagcccaatgatgccgatgcggggcttgatctcaggaccctgagatcatgacctgagttgaaggcagaggcttaacccactgagccacccaagagcccatatatttcaattttcttattgatttttgaaATTCCTAGTGTATCTCAGATTTGGGAAGAGGAACCAGTGGGTGGGACTTGTTTGTGTTTAAATGAATGTGCTAAAGTGGAAATAGGAGTCATGGTGGTATCAGTCATAGAAAAGAGAGAACCCCTAAAGGGAAAGCTGAAAGAAAAAGTTCTTAATCACCTAGAGAGTATTCTTCCTGAATAAACCTTAATGTTCTGTATTTTCCTGCAATAAAATATAGGCAATTATCCTTTTAGATAttgtgcttctgctctctcagGAATGACCTCTACAAAACTACATTTATTGAGCAGCTTTGCCATCTGGCTTCAGTCTGGGTTTGGCTGACAGGAGGCCTAGCCTGAGATTGGAgggtagaaagagagagtgacCAAGTATGTCTTTTCCTGCTCTCTGTTTGGGGCTGCATCTCTGGGACTGGACACATCTCTTTTGTggtcctgcctctctgctggggCCCTTCCCCACTCAGGGCACTGAGAACATCacttccttccttgtttcttcagCCCAAGGGGTGGCAGTAGTTTTAATCTTTGGGTTGCTCTTTCTGTTTGTCCTATACTTAATAACTGTTCTCCAAATAAAATCCCGCTACTGAACTCCCTGTcatgggaattttattttttttttcctgactggaTCCTGACTGATGAAATTGtctcagaaataaactcaaaacttTAGTAAAAGTGCCCTATTGGCTTGGCTCCAAGGCAGACCTGCCTAAGAGTCTATTACATCCTAGAAACAAAAATAGTCTGTGAATAACACCTTCTGTTTACACAGCACTTTACAGTTTATAAGCTGCTTCTGTATACCTAATCTCATCTGATTCCCATAATAACCTCTGTGAGATAGGCAGTAGAATAAACAAAATTATCAACACTTAAACAGCTGGTAGCAGTTGTAGAAAGTAAAGGAGATACTTTAACCAAAACTTTTGTCTCAAATTCCCagggttaaaataataaatttttatttttaaaattttttttaaagattttatttatttatttgacagagagagatagcaagtagatagagagagagagagggaagcaggctccctgctgagcagagagctcgatgcgggactcaatcccaggactctgagatcatgacctgagccaaaggcagcggcttaacccactgagccacccaggcgcccctaaaataataaatttttaaatggcttGCTACCTgccaaaaaaatattaataataagagGAAATGTTTCTGAATTTTACATTAAGTTCCTTCAAGGTATATTTTATAATTCCACCCATTACTGACTTTTTTCTTATGCtgtttttttattctcttatgcATGTAAATTTAGATCACTGCATCATTTCCCAAAAATATCAAAACAGTGAAGATAATTTTGAATATGGGgttataggaaaaagaaaacataaaaacaagatGAGTAGATACTGAGTAGGAAAAAAAGCAATGGTTTGGGATATTCAGCATCTTCtcatagaacacacacacacataaattaaaaacttgttaGTATAGAGTACCTTAATGAAGCTGGGGGATATTCAGCATCTTCtcatagaacacacacacacataaattaaaaacttgttaGTATAGAGTACCTTAATGAAGCTGGCAGTAATAAGTCATGAACCTACAACAAAGTAAATTTTAACAGTGTTTGTAGTCTAAT encodes:
- the MEPE gene encoding matrix extracellular phosphoglycoprotein; the protein is MQIVCLGLLLFSVTWAAPTFLPQTEKTKEDCVEEQRITYKGHHEKHGYYIFKYVYTSSGRKNQSDIKQEEKNKDNIALQNSDKRRNQEPAPKENIAQEREKNSSILGANENYQSNKTQTLFENRQKTNEDDSINNQGNAQSDLKMSMYPESTGNNGAEDEDNAVNKLRNQEEYGATLIRNNLQYIMEPRTVTELLAEENKENKPKNVLSKIPASTNYLKVSSKDRKNYQRDPQAQNIPVKSKSIYHTQHNIGYPKQLPKVKKIPSDFEGSGYPDLQERGDNDISPFSGDGQPFKDISGKGEPIGPDLKGADIQTEFSGPSEANTISPDARGPGYNEIPEKEESGRSTIGTRDETRKEASSADVSLVEGNNDIIGSTNFKELPGKEGNRVDANSQNAHQGKVEFHYPHPHLPSKEKKKEGSRDVAESTNYNEIPKNGKGGSRKDMQHSNRNQVISTEKQRFPSKGQSRGQLAPSHDLDNEIKNEIGSHNGLNNEETIITQSRKNHYVPHRQNSTRNKGVPQRKGSWGYRKPNSRRRFSPPRKHDSSESSDSGSSSESDGD